Genomic window (Alnus glutinosa chromosome 9, dhAlnGlut1.1, whole genome shotgun sequence):
CTGTACCCAATTATGTTCTGCTAGACTGGAGTACGTGCCTAACTgacctattttattttaaaatagataTACCTGGGAGGGATGTGATTCAGTAGCAATGTATCTATGGAAATTTATTTTGATGGCTTAAGTGACAATATGCCTCTTATGTATATTCTATATTTATCCTTTTATTGAACTTCCAATGAAATTTTTGAGACAGTTTTGGTAGCATGTACAATATATATCTTGTTGGAACCATCAAACATATTTCATGATTAAGATCAAGATTTTCTTTAGCCTCTGGTCAGCATGCCTTTGTAGACTATATCGTATACACCACCGTCAGAACTGACCCTTTGCTTGTCAACGTAGGCAGGGCTAAGCTTCCTGCTTGTCATTATATATAACTGCTCTGACCAAGTCCTTGCCACTCGAGAGAAAAGACAAGCAAAATCCCGGGAAAAGGCAGTTCAAAGTGTAAGAGAAACAGCACAAGCACGTGAAAAATGGAAATCAGCAAAAGATATTGCTAAGAAGCATGCAATTGGATTGCAAACACAACTATCCCGTACATTTTCTCGCAGAAAATCTTTAAGGCAGCAAGAGATGCTAAAAGGTCTCGGTCAAGCCAAACCTGGATCAAATGCTGCCTTGACACCTATGCCATTGAGTGCTCCAGGTGCACCTCAGGAATCGTCTGCAGcatcaaaaggaaagaaaaaggaaaaaagcgaCCTCTCAAAGATGATGAATGAAATTGAACAAGACCCAGATAGCCATGAAGGCTTCAATCTGGAGATTGGAGATAAAAATATCAGAAAGCAAGCACCAAAGGGTAAGCAGTTGCATACTCAAAGCCAAATGTTCAGGTATGCATATGGacaaattgaaaaggaaaaggcTTTACAAGAGCAGAATAAGAACTTGACCTTCTCTGGAGTTATCTCAATGGCCAGTGATATTGAAATTAGGAAACGACCTACAATTGAGGTTGCTTTTAAAAATCTAACCCTCAGTTTGAAAGGGAAAAACAAACATCTTTTGAGGTGTGTGACCGGGAAAATATTACCTGGCCGAGTTTCAGCTGTCATGGGCCCTTCTGGGGCTGGAAAGACAACATTTCTTTCTGCTCTGGCTGGTAAAGCAACTGGGTGCACTATGGGCGGTATGATTCTCGTCAATGGAAACATTGAATCAATCCATTCATACAAGAAAATCATTGGTTTTGTGCCACAAGATGATATTGTGCATGGAAACTTGACAGTGGAGGAGAATCTTTGGTTTAGTGCAAGATGCAGGTACAACACATGGTGCAGGGAACCTGTAGTTTGAGTGTTTTCATTTCTTGAAGTACATGTGCTGCTAGCAATATGATTCTTGTGATAATGCATTCTAACTACTATGCTTGTAGTTGGTTTAAGCTGATATTGGTTGCTGTTTTGTTGCTTATCTTACTTCTTGCTTGGTTAGCCTCAGAATCACAACTTTGATAGCAGAACCAAACTTTTGTCTTATATCTACCAATTAAATCCTATTTTTGCTACCTGCATTCCTAGTTGTATTaacacattaaaataaaaaatttgctgAATGGTGGAAGTCTGAATCTGCTTTAGTGGTTTTGGAAGAACAAGTGGACCTGTAATACGAATTTCTAATTAACAATTCAACTTATAAATacaattgttttctttttttgctatGGATTTTGaataatcaataaaataaaataaataaaaataaacaaaaaaattattgtaaaatATGCATATAAGTTCATCATTGAGAGCTTGTGGTtcagaaaagtgaaaaaaaaaaaataaaaaaaataatcagcaaactttttgaaattatgagCACTATTCCAACTTTATCTTTGTTATATGGATCtattagaatattgattaaatgattaaattcaccatttgCTATCAACTTTAGCTTTTGGAGTAATTGTTTTAACATCGTATTAAAGCATaaggtcttgagttcaaactttatctatgccattcatctcattttaattaaatattcaacgtgttgggtctcacttattaagggggagtttgagcccacatgtGAAGAGagattataatattaattaaatgattaaattcacaatttcttatcagtttaaacttttaggacaATTGGTGATTTAATAAGATCATTCTTCCATTGTGTGCATTATCTATTCATATTTGTTCAATCTACTTGATAGCCGATGGCTTTAACCATCCTGCACATATGAAATCTGATCATGATTTCACTAAAATTTCATACAATAAGATATTTATTGAAATCAACAAGAagagttatttttcttttagtatCATCATGCATGGTCGATTCATATATAGGCAATTTCACTAAGAAACAGTCTGGTAGTGCAGACTGTAGTGCTCTTTGCTTTTGGTCCCtacattttttgtttcttattcaCCTGTTTTGGTCACATGCATAACTCAAGGATTTGTGTTAGCAGTGACAATGGTGTCTTTTCCCccatttttatgtattttatactATTGTAGACTCTCCGCTGATCTGCCCAAAGCAGAAAAGGTTCTAGTTGTTGAAAGAGTCATTGAGTCCTTGGGGCTGCAGGCTGTGCGGGATTCTCTTGTTGGGACAGTGGAGAAGCGAGGAATCTCTGGTGGCCAAAGGAAACGAGTAAATGTTGGGCTGGAAATGGTCATGGAACCTTCACTTTTGATTTTGGATGAACCCACATCTGGTTTAGACAGTTCATCTTCTCAGTTACTACTTAGAGCACTTAGACGTGAGGCTCTTGAAGGTGTAAATATTTGTATGGTTGTCCACCAGCCAAGGTAACTAACTCTTCAGAATCACAAGGAAATTATCTATAATTTTATGAACTGTACTTCTTACATTTTTTCTCAGGTGTGTTTTCCTCTGTGGGGATAAGGGTCTACCAGAATGACTTGAGTTTTGTTTGCTGCACTTCTTTTATTCTGTTTTGAACAAATTGAGCTGTTAACAACTTAACATTGTATTATAGACCAGAATGTAAGGCGGGGACTACACGTACCCATCCTGTATACCTGtcataagaaaagaaaaaaaaacattgtattATAGACCAAAAGTGATCTCTTTTAGGCCAAAAGGAAAGGTTTCCCTGATTGTACATTTATACTCTATAATAGAATGTAACTTTATTTCTCCCTCCAGGTTAGAGGCCATGAGGCCAAAATAGAAacctcaatttttattcacttttctataatatacactttttaaattacattttttttttttggcacagcTCATCCTTTTGCTATTTCTATagccttttgtttcttttttcgatGTCATTATATCCACTATAAAGCAGTTGTAACGAACCTGAAGGCTTAAAAATATTGGAAGATATGGGCGCTATATTACATAGATAATTAAAACTTGATAAGCTGATACCTCCAGCAATTTATACTGGAAAATCAAATTAGCATGTAGCTGAAAGTAATGCTCTCTCTTTTGTGTGCTTCAGTTACTCCTTGTTCAGGATGTTTGATGATTTGATACTTCTAGCTAAAGGTGGTCATACGGTGTATCATGGACCAGTGAAGAAAGTTGAAGAGTACTTTGCCAGCCTTGGGATTACTGTCCCCGAGCGTGTTAACCCTCCAGACTACTTCATTGACATTCTGGAGGGAATCATAAAACCAAGCACAAGCACAGGGGTAAATGTCAAACAACTTCCTGTTAGATGGATGCTTCATAATGGATACCCAGTTCCCATGGATATGCTACAGAGTGCTGATGGAATGGCAACAGCAAGTGGCGAAAATTCTAATCATGGAGCAAATGTGTCTAATAATGGATCTGATTCCCAGTCTTTTGCTGGAGAATTTTGGCAGGATGTGAAGTTTAATGTTAAGTTACAGAGGGACAATATACAACATAATTTCTTGAAGTCAAATGACCTATCCAACAGGAATACGCCTGGTGCATTCCAGCAATACAAACACTTTCTTGGGAGGTAAATACCAAATttcttcttttgtgttttaGGCTTTTAGCTGCACATAAAGTCCTATTTTTCTTGGGTGATCAACTACATAGACTTTTCCTCTATTATGcactatttttctctttctacaaGCGTTGAAAACTTGGCACTTAATGTTTGTGGGTTGGAAAATTTTTAATGTTGGAGTATCAAGTCGATGTTTCTCTGGGTAGAAAGAAAAATTGGCTCTCTTGGCGGCTCAGTTCTATTGAGATTTTGGTCTGTCTAATAATTCAAAGTTGATTAGTTAGATGACTGGCTTTTTTGCAGGGTTGGTAAGCAGCGGTTACGAGAAGCTAGGCCACAAGCTGtagattttttgattttattactGGCTGGAATCTGCTTAGGCACACTTGCTAAAGTTAGCGATGAAACATTTGGATCGCTTGGCTATACATACACAGTAATAGCAGTTTGTAAGTTAAAATCCTCCAAATTGATCTATGCGATGTGCCCTTTTTAAGTTTCTCCCTTAAAGCTGTAGACACTCAAACATTCTAAATTCGGGATGACTCCTGATGCAATTTGGCTTATATCAGGTGTCCATATGCCAAATTGTCGTCTAACTTGTAAAGCATAAGATGCCCTTGAAAAATAAGTCAAGCTATCTCTTTTTAAAGTATTAGAAtcttgagggttttttttttttttgggggggggggggggggggggtggggggtgggggagGGGGTTTGATTCGGATGAAATAATCTGCATAACATTCTCTTTTTTCTAACCCATCCAAATCTTGATCAATGTTATTTCAGCTCTTCTTTGCAAGATTGCGGCTTTGAGATCGTTTGGATTGGATAAGCTGCACTACTGGAGAGAGAGTGCTTCTGGCATGAGTAGCCTAGCTTACTTTCTTTCGAAGGATACAATTGACCATTTCAATACAATCATCAAGCCTCTGGTTTATCTCTCTATGTTCTATTTCTTCAACAATCCTAGATCATCTGTCACGGATAATTACATTATTTTGGTTTGTCTGGTTTACTGCGTGACTGGTATAGCTTATGCATTGGCCATATTTCTTGAACCTGGTCCAGCACAGCTGGTGAGcatttaaatatttcacatggaTATTCCTAAATTGACAAGACTGTATGTCTACTTATGGATGGatatatattgtaattataTAACGTTCTTCCTTCAACTTACAAACCACTTTTTTCTGCGCTATGCAGTGGTCGGTGCTTCTTCCAGTTGTTTTGACTCTCATAGCAACCCATAATAGTAATAACAAAATTGTGGATGTTCTAGCTAACTTGTGCTACACAAAGTGGGCGTTGGAAGCATTTGTAATAGCAAATGCTAAAAGGTTTGGCCTGACAATCCTTGTGGATATGTAGTAGTAATTATCTTGTAGATATCATCTCATAGCTGATCTTTCTTTACCTTCGGATTTTTCTTATGCTTTCAGATATTCTGGAGTGTGGCTAGTAACGCGCTGTGGTTCGCTCATGAATAGTGGGTATGATCTCAATCATTGGTATGGTTGTTTGGCCTGCCTCATCCTTACTGGAATACTAAGCCGCGGTGTTGCATTCTTTTGTATGGTAACCttccaaaagaaaaagtaaattcAGTCAGTCATCCTTTTTTATCCACTCTATTTGTGTACATAAATGTTagaatgctatatatatatatatatcaagaccTTGAAGATTCTTAGAAAATGACACAAGATGGAGACGACTACAAGTCTACATCTACACGCAGAAGAattatgggcttgtttggcaaataacggaacagagtagtgggttgttagttttggaattagtaaaaagtgatgatgtgatataaaataaaaagaatttgtataaaaaagtgaaaaagttttgtattgtagtgaatttttttatttgaataataataaaaaattattgatgtgatataaaaagtgagaatgttttgatattgattgttattggaaaatgtaaaaaaaaaaaaaaaaaaaaaaaaaaaaaaaaaaaaaaagaagtgaataGTGACTTGCATTCTTCAGT
Coding sequences:
- the LOC133878167 gene encoding ABC transporter G family member 28 — translated: MRREKVNAYRNLSVVLLVVLVVLSFSQRVACGQDEEGSNSYTNPAAQQIFSELVFSRISNFTSIFKDDITKNFGFCITDVDADWDGAFNFSKNTEFISVCAKKTKGDLTQRLCTAAEIKFYFNSFFTSTSSKKTNYLKPNKNCNLSSWVAGCEPGWACSAGSHKVDLKNSKDIPVRTTNCAACCEGFFCPNGITCMIPCPLGAYCPLAKLNRNTGVCEPYRYQLPPSKPNHTCGGADVWADILSSSEVFCSAGSYCPSTVQKLPCSKGHYCRTGSTSQQQCFRMATCEPKSANQNITAYGVMLFAGLSFLLVIIYNCSDQVLATREKRQAKSREKAVQSVRETAQAREKWKSAKDIAKKHAIGLQTQLSRTFSRRKSLRQQEMLKGLGQAKPGSNAALTPMPLSAPGAPQESSAASKGKKKEKSDLSKMMNEIEQDPDSHEGFNLEIGDKNIRKQAPKGKQLHTQSQMFRYAYGQIEKEKALQEQNKNLTFSGVISMASDIEIRKRPTIEVAFKNLTLSLKGKNKHLLRCVTGKILPGRVSAVMGPSGAGKTTFLSALAGKATGCTMGGMILVNGNIESIHSYKKIIGFVPQDDIVHGNLTVEENLWFSARCRLSADLPKAEKVLVVERVIESLGLQAVRDSLVGTVEKRGISGGQRKRVNVGLEMVMEPSLLILDEPTSGLDSSSSQLLLRALRREALEGVNICMVVHQPSYSLFRMFDDLILLAKGGHTVYHGPVKKVEEYFASLGITVPERVNPPDYFIDILEGIIKPSTSTGVNVKQLPVRWMLHNGYPVPMDMLQSADGMATASGENSNHGANVSNNGSDSQSFAGEFWQDVKFNVKLQRDNIQHNFLKSNDLSNRNTPGAFQQYKHFLGRVGKQRLREARPQAVDFLILLLAGICLGTLAKVSDETFGSLGYTYTVIAVSLLCKIAALRSFGLDKLHYWRESASGMSSLAYFLSKDTIDHFNTIIKPLVYLSMFYFFNNPRSSVTDNYIILVCLVYCVTGIAYALAIFLEPGPAQLWSVLLPVVLTLIATHNSNNKIVDVLANLCYTKWALEAFVIANAKRYSGVWLVTRCGSLMNSGYDLNHWYGCLACLILTGILSRGVAFFCMVTFQKKK